The bacterium genome includes a window with the following:
- a CDS encoding response regulator encodes MKRILLAEDEAALRLLYERTFQKAGYEIKAVGTAQEAVAEATSSHFDCIVLDIRMPGMDGIEGMQRILASGKRCPIVLNTAYTSYKDNFHTWSADAYIVKSSDTSPLVDTVNRLTGDS; translated from the coding sequence TTAGCGGAAGATGAAGCCGCACTGCGCCTCCTCTATGAGCGAACGTTCCAAAAAGCCGGCTATGAAATCAAAGCAGTGGGAACCGCTCAAGAAGCGGTTGCAGAAGCAACATCCAGTCATTTCGATTGTATTGTGTTAGATATTCGGATGCCCGGTATGGATGGCATCGAGGGGATGCAACGAATTCTTGCCAGTGGCAAACGGTGTCCGATCGTACTCAACACCGCATACACATCCTACAAGGATAATTTTCATACCTGGTCTGCGGATGCCTATATCGTCAAATCTTCCGACACTTCGCCATTGGTCGATACTGTGAACCGATTGACCGGTGACTCCTAG